TCCGCTCCGGCGAGGAGCGGCTGCTGGTGGTCTCCAAGGTCGCGAACTTCTCCATCGACCTGCCCGACGCCGAGGTGGCGATCCAGGTCTCGGGGTCCTTCGGGTCGCGCCAGGAGGAGGCCCAGCGGCTGGGCCGGCTGCTGCGCCCGGGCCACGACGGCAAGGTGGCGCGCTTCTACACGGTGGTCTCGCGCGACACCGTCGACGCCGAGTTCGCCCAGAACCGCCAGCGGTTCCTGGCCGAGCAGGGCTACGCCTACCGCATCGTCGACGCCGAGGACATCGCCGACCTGGCCATGTGAGGCGCGCCCCGCGGCGTCGCCTGTCCACGCCCGCGGCCACGAGTCGGCGTACGCCGCGGTTGTCTCTAGGCTGGACGGCGTGAAGGCGCTGCTGCTGGAGAACATCCACCCCCTGGCCGTCGAGATCCTCGAGGGCCGAGGTTTCGAGGTCGAGCTGCTCACGCACTCGATGAGCGAGGACGAGCTGGTCGAGGCCCTGCCGGGCGTGAGCCTGCTCGGCATCCGCTCCAACACCAACGTGACCGCGCGCGTGCTCGACGCCGCGCCCGACCTGCTGGCGGTCGGCTGCTTCTGCATCGGCACCAACCAGGTCGACCTGGTCGGCGCCGCCGAGCGGGGGGTCGCGGTCTTCAACGCGCCGTTCTCCAACACCCGCAGCGTCGTCGAGCTCGTCATCGGCGAGATCATCGTGCTCGCGCGCCGCCTGGCCGAGAAGACCGAGAAGATGCACGCCGGCATCTGGGACAAGTCGGCCCAGGGCAGCCACGAGATCCGCGGCCGCACGCTCGGCATCGTCGGCTACGGCAACATCGGCACCCAGCTGTCGAACCTGGCCGAGGCGATGGGGCTGCGGGTCATCTTCTTCGACACCGCCGACCGCCTCGCCCACGGCAACGCGCAGCGGATGAAGACCCTCGACGAGCTGCTCGAGAAGGCCGACGTCGTCTCGCTGCACGTCGACGGGCGCCCCGGCAACGCGGGTCTCTTCGGGGCCGAGCAGTTCGCGAAGATGAAGCCGCGCTCGCTGTTCATCAACGCCGCGCGCGGCATGGTGGTCGACACCGAGTCGCTGCGCGAGCACATCCTGTCGGGCCACATCGCCGGCGCCGCCATGGACGTCTTCCCGATCGAGCCGAAGGCCCAGGGCGACCCGTTCGAGTCGCCGCTGCGCGGTCTCGACAACGTCATCCTGACGCCCCACGTGGGCGGGTCGACCCAGGAGGCGCAGGAGGAGATCGGCTACTTCGTGGCCAACAAGCTCGCCGGCTTCGCCCTCGAGGGCCGCACCGAGCTCTCCGTCGACCTGCCGACGGTCAGCGCGCCGGCGCTGCAGACCGGGCACCGCCTGGGCTACCTGCACGACAACGTCCCCGGCGTGCTCGCCGCGGTCAACCAGCTGATCGCCGAGGCCGGCGCCAACGTCGTGGGTCAGTACCTCGCCACCACCGGCGAGCTCGGCTACGTCGTCACCGACTCCACCGAGGCGATCCCCGCCGAGGTCGTCGCGGCCCTGGCCGCCAACGAGCACTGCCGCTGGGTGCGCACCTGGGACGTCTGACGTCCCGGGGCCGGTTCGCGCCGGGTCGGCGCGAGATCCGCGCCGGGTCGGCGCGAGATCTGCGCCGGGTCGGCGCGAGATCTGCGCCGGGTCGGGTGAGGGCGCGGTCCGTAGGCTCGTCCCATGACCGCCAGCGCGACGACCGCACCCCGGCGCGGGGTGCGCGCCTCGCTGCCGGCCGCCCGCAGCTCGCTCGACGGGGTGCGTGAGCGGCTCGGCTCGGCGCTGTTCGCGCGGGTCGCGGGCCCCGACGGGCCGCGCCAGCGCGACCGCATCCACGGCCGCCCGGGGCCCCGCTGGTTCGCCCCCGACAGCGCGATCGCGCAGGTGCACGGCGACGCCTCTATGTTCGTCGGCGGCATCCGCGCCCTGCTGCTGCAGACCCTGCACCCCGCCGCGATGCGGGGCGTCGCCGAGCACAGCGACTACCGCACCGACATGTGGGGCCGGCTGGCCAGCACCAGCACCTACCTGGCCGTGACGACCTTCGGCCACGCCGACGACGCCCAGGCCGCGGTCGACGCGGTGCGCCGCATCCACGAGCGGATCCGCGGCACCATGCCCGACGGGACGACGTACGCCGCCTCCGACCCGCACCTGCTCGGCTGGGTGCACGCCGCCCAGGTCGACTCCTTCCTGCTGGCCCACCAGACCTACGGGGCGCGCCCGCTCGACCAGGCCCGCCGCGACGAGTACGTCGCCCAGGCCGGCGAGGTCGCGGCCCGGCTCGGCGTCCTCGACCCGCCGCGGACCGAGGCGGCGCTGCGCGAGGTGCTGGCGTCGTACCGCCCGGAGCTGCGCGGCAGCCCCGAGGCCCGCGAGGCCGTGGGCTTCCTGCTGCTCAGGCCACCGCTGCCGGTGCTCGCGCGGGCGCCCTACCTGGTGCTGGTGGCCGCGGCCGTCGGGCTGATGCCGCGGTGGACGCGCGGCCCGCTGCGGCTGCCGTGGCTGCCGGTCTCGGAGCGCACGGTCGTGCGGGCCCTCGGGTCGCTGGCCACCGGCACGATCCGCTGGGCGATGAGCGCCCAGGGGCCCTCCTCCTCAGCGGCCGCGACCGGCGCCTGAGGCCAGCCCGGCCAGGTCGGCCACCCAGCGCTCGACGTCGCGGTCGCCGGTGAGCCGCACGACCGGCAGGTCGGGGTGCTCTCGCCGTGCCCACGGCACCAGGTCGCGGCGGTACTTGTGGCGGTGCACCCACTGGTAGCGCACGACGTGCTCGGGGTCGGTGAACAGGTGGTGCAGCGGCCCCTCGACGTTGCCGTTCCACAGCACCTCGCGGCGCACGCGCCGGCGCACGGTGCGCCGCACCAGCCGCGCGAGCACCAGGGGGTAGGGCTGGTCGAGCCAGACGAGCAGGTCGGCGCGGGCCGCCAGCAGCGGCCGGGCGGAGCGGTACTGCCACTCGGTGACCCAGGCCTCGGAGCCGGCCAGGGCCCTGACGTCGTCGAGGAACTGCGGGCGCGGCACCCAGCCGGGGCCGTGGTGCAGCGCGTCGATCTCGGTGTGGGGCACGTCGAGGACGCCGGCCAGGCGACGCGCCAGGGTGGTCTTGCCCGCCCCGCTCAGCCCCGCGACCAGCACCCGACGGGGCAGGGCGGGAGCGTCGGCGTCGAGCACCCGGGGAGGATACGGGGTTTCTTGAGCGAGTCCTTGCGAGAACTTGAGCCTGGCCCGAGGTGGCGGTGCCACAGTGGTCGCACCACCCCTCCCCCGCGACCCGAGGACTCACCATGGCGCCCCTCCAGCGACCACCGCAGCGACCGCTGCTCGTAGCCGTCGTGGCGGCACTGGTCGTCCCGCTCCTGCTCGGGGCCGGGGCCGCCCCCGCCGTCGCGACCGACCCCGACCCCACCATGCAGCCGGGCGTGGCCGCCCAGGAGCGCCAGGCCCGCCAGGAGGCCAGGCAGTCGCCCACCACCGCCGAGCGCACCACCAAGGTCCGCGGCAGCATCAAGGCCGCCGACAAGGGCGTGAAGTACCGGGTGCGCTGGTTCACCAAGGACTGGACCTACATCGACGAGCGCAAGGTCACCGGCGGCATCTACTCGCTGAGCCTGCAGCCGGGCACCTACTACCTGCAGTTCGTCGACCTGCGCCCGGCGTACAACGTCACGAAGTACGCCCCCACCGACATCAAGGTGAAGGTCGGCGACACGTCGGTGCAGAAGAACGTGCGGATGAAGCGCGGCGCCGCGATCACCGGGACCGTGCGCGCCGGCGGCAGGGTCGCCGGCGGCGCCGAGGTGGTCGCCGCCAACGCCGCCGAGCAGTCCTACCGGGTCACGGCCAACAAGCGCGGCCAGTTCGCGCTGGGCGGTCTGCCGGCCGGCAGCTACTCGGTCTTCACCTACGACCGCAAGAAGGCCTACGTCGGGCGCTCGACCTACCTGGCGGGCATGAAACTGGGCCAGGTCCGCAACACCCCGATCAGCCTGGGGACCCGGGCGGGGCGGCTGCTGGTCGACCTGCGCACCAGGGACGGCAAGGTCAAGGAGAAGGTGTTCGTGACGGCCGTCAGCAAGGCCACCGGGCAGTTCTGGACCGTCAAGGCACGGGGCGGCGAGGCGATCTTCTCCGGGCTCTTCCCCGGCAAGTACCGCATGGTCGCCCCCGGCGTCGGCAGCTTCCTGCCCCAGAGCGGCGCCATCAAGGGGGCGATGGTGCGGTCCGGCAAGGACGACCTGGCCAGCACCTTCACCTGGACCAAGCGCGGGGCCACCATCAGCGGCGCCGTCGTCGACGAGGAGCACCCCGACGCGCCCATGGAGGACGTGGAGGTGCTCGCCTTCGACCAGTCCGGCGCGCGGCTCGGCTCGGCCACCACCGGCGCGGACGGCCTCTTCACGATCACCGGAGCGATCACCACCCAGCAGGGCGTCACCGTGAAGATCCAGCCCGGCGGTGCCAACCCGCCGTACCTGCAGGGCACCTACTACTGCAAGTACGGCACCGCGAGCCAGGGCGGCGTCTCGGTCCGCACCGGGGAGGACACCGTCCTGGGCATCCTGGCGCTGCCCCAGCTGCCGACCGCCCAGCAGGACAACCGGTCCAACTGCGGCCCCGACGCCACCGCGCCACGTCAGGCGGACGCCCGACGATGAGCCCCGCCCCCGCCGGCACCGGCATCGCGCTGCGCCTCGTGCGCGCGCGGCCGTGCGTCGCGCGGGTGCGGTGGTGGGGCCCCGACGGGCGGCTCGGGGGCGACAAGCGGGTGCACGACGCGACGACCCTCATCACGGTGCCCGCCGGCACCTGGCTCCTCGACGTCGAGGACGACCACTCCTCGCACGACCCCTCGCGGCTGGCCCCGGCCCGCCTCGAGGTGCAGGTGCGCGACGGCTGGCGCACCGCGGCTCAGGCGCACCTGCTGCCCGGCGCGGTGCTCACCGGCAGCGTCCGCACCGCCCAGGACACCCGCGCCCGCTGGGCCGAGGTCGAGGCGAGCGGCCCCGACGGCACGCTGGTGCGCACCCGCACCGACGGGCTCGGCGTCTTCACCCTGGCGGGGCTCGGCGCCGGCACCGTCGTGCTGGTCTCGGCGCGCAGCCGCTGGCACCAGGCCACACCCGTGCTGGCGCGGCCCACCCGCCCCGCCGGTCCCCGGCTGGTGCTGCGGCTGGCCCAGCCGCTGCTGGGCGCCTCACGTCCCGGGGGCACCGACCCCGTGGTCGGCGGCGCGCTGCGCGGGGTGGTCCTCGACGCCGACGGCAAGCGGGCGTCGTACGCCGCGGTGGTGGAGCTGCGCGACGCGCGCGGGTCGCTGCTGGCGCGCACCCGCACCGACCGCGAGGGCCGGTTCGTGGTCGGCGGCGACCTGCCGGCCGCGGCGGGCCTCACCGTCGTGGTGAAGTCCGGCCCGGGCGACGTCGTGGTCGACCGGGTGCACCTGCGCGGGCTCGCGGTGGGCGCCGGTCAGCTCGTCGACCTCGGGACGGTGCGGATGACCCGCGCCGCGCGGCGCCCGCGCCCCGCGCGCGCCAGCCTGCCGCGCGCCACCGCGGCCGCGCTGCGGCTGCCCAGCACGCGGGTGTGAGCCGGCTGGGTCAGCCGACGCTCATGTCGGTGTCGGACCAGAAGGCACGCATGGTGGTGATGCGCCCCTCGTCGTCGAAGGTCATCACGTCGATGGGCGCGAGGGTGAAGGTGCCGCCGTCGGTGATGGTGCGGACCTCGAACAGGAAGGCGGCCTCGCCCGCCGCGATGCGGCAGTCGATGAGCCGGGTCTCCTGCTGCAGGCCCTCGAGCGTGCCGTAGAACGCGGCGATCTCCTCACGCGTAGTCCGCACCGCCGACCCGACCGGGTCCTCGACGGTGGCGCCCTCCGCGAAGAGGTCCACGATCTCGGCGGCGGTGCCCCCGGCGATCAGGGACACGTAGGCCTCCACGACCTCACGGATCCGCTCGTTGCTCGCTGCCACGTCCACTCCTCGTACGTCGTCGGGGCCCGGCCAGAACACGTTCCAGTTCCGGGGGTGTGCGGCGAGAGTAGCGTGCGCAGGGCCCGGCGCGTTTCAATGGCCGGGCCGGCGCTGCCGGCAGCACCGTCCGTCGATCGAGGAACCGTCTCCCGCATGCTGCACGACCCCCGGCCCTGGTGGCCCCTGACCGATGCCGACGACCTGCGCGAGGAGCTCGTGGCGGCCTACGCCTCGCCGCAGCGCGGCTACCACGACGTGCAGCACCTCGTGGAGGTGCTGACCCGCCTCGACGAGCTCGGCGAGCACGGCGCGGTGGTGCGGCACCTGCCGGTCGTGCTGGCCGCCTGGTTCCACGACGCGGTCTACGACGGCGAGCGCGACGCCGAGGAGCGCTCGGCCGCCTGGGCCGAGGACGCGCTCACCGGCCGGGTCGAGCCCGACCTGGTCGAGGAGGTGGTGCGGCTCGTGCGGCTCACCGAGACCCACACCCCCGAGCCCGACGACACCCTCGGCTGCCTGCTCTCCGACGCCGACCTGGCCATCCTCGCCGCGCCGCAGGAGCGCTACGACGAGTACGTCGCCGCGGTGCGCGCGGAGTTCGCCCACCTCGACGACGCGACGTTCGCCGAGGGGCGGGCCCAGGTGCTGCTGGGCCTGGCGCAGAAGCCGACCCTCTTCCACACCGCCTACGCCCGGGAGCGCTGGGAGGACGACGCCCGCGCGAACCTGGGGGCCGAGCTCGAGCGGCTGGGCGTCCAGGACGTGCCGGGGCGCCGGGTCTCCTGACCGCACACGAGATCCGTGCCGGGTCGGCGCGAGATCCACGCCGGGTCGGCGCGAGATTCAGGCCGGGTCGCGCTTGCGCCGGCGCAGCCCGGCGGCGACCAGGCGGGCCACCAGCTCGCGGCTGCTGACCGGCGAGGCGCCGGCGGCGACCACGGCGTCGTACCACTCCGCCGGCACGTCGTAGTGGTCGCGGTCGAAGCCGCGCTCGGGGATCTCGAGGCCGCGCGCGAAGGCGTGCAGCTCGTCGTAGGAGGTGTCACTGGCCAGGTGCGACCAGAGCCGCCCGTGCCCGGCCGCGTTGGGCGGGTCGATGAGGATGCCCACACCGCCACCCTACGAGCAGCCCGCGGGCTCCGGCGCGACGGCGCCTTGCCCCGGGGGGACAATGGGGGGCGTGGACAACGCACTGCTCTTCGATGCCCGGTCCCGGGTGCTGGCCGACCTCCAGGCGCGGGGGCACGCGACCCCGGGTGCGGTCTCGGCGCTCGAGGACGCCGTCTCCTCACGCACCTGGTGGGCCGAGCAGTGGCCCGAGGGGGTCGTGTACGTCGCTGGGCTGGTCGCCCAGGACGTGCAGGACGCGCTGCTGGAGCAGGTGGGCCGCTGGCCGCTGTGCCTGGGCTGCACCGAGGGGCCCGAGCACGCGCTCTACATCCACCCCGACCTCGGGGGGCCCGACCCGACGTGGGTCTGCGAGGAGTCCGGGACGCCGGTCGCGGCGCTGGGGACGCTCAGCAGTCCTGGCCCAGCTGGACCCACAGCGTGAAGCGGTCGGCACGGTAGACGGTGCGAGAGACCTCGACGACCTTGTCCTCGCACAGGGCGCGCCGCGAGTGGCGCAGCACCACGCTGGACGGCTCGACCTCGAGCAGCCCCGCCTCCTCGGTGGTGGCCTTGTCGGCGTTGATGGAGTCCTCGGCCCAGGTCGGGCGCAGCCCGCGGGCGTCGAGGGAGTCGTAGAGGCTGGTGGGCATCCCCTGCTGGAGGAACCCCGGCAGCAGCACCTCGTTGAGGTAGGCGTCCTCCAGGCACATCGGCACGCCGTCGGCGCGCCGCAGCCGGCGCCAGTGGATGACCGCGTCGCCCTCGGTCAGCGACAGCGCGCGGGCCACGCCCGGCCCCGCCTGCTCGCGCCGCGCGAGCAGCGTCTGCGACTCCGCCAGCATCCCGCGGCGGGTCATCTCCTCGGTGTAGCCGGTGATCCTGCTGGCGGTGCGGCGCGGGCGGGCC
The Nocardioides marinisabuli genome window above contains:
- a CDS encoding GntR family transcriptional regulator; its protein translation is MDDVMAPVGRALKHVQVREYVRGLVAGSAPGSPAPSERELVQRFGVARMTVRQAMDALVGEGLLERIPGRGTFVARPRRTASRITGYTEEMTRRGMLAESQTLLARREQAGPGVARALSLTEGDAVIHWRRLRRADGVPMCLEDAYLNEVLLPGFLQQGMPTSLYDSLDARGLRPTWAEDSINADKATTEEAGLLEVEPSSVVLRHSRRALCEDKVVEVSRTVYRADRFTLWVQLGQDC
- a CDS encoding carboxypeptidase-like regulatory domain-containing protein, with the translated sequence MAPLQRPPQRPLLVAVVAALVVPLLLGAGAAPAVATDPDPTMQPGVAAQERQARQEARQSPTTAERTTKVRGSIKAADKGVKYRVRWFTKDWTYIDERKVTGGIYSLSLQPGTYYLQFVDLRPAYNVTKYAPTDIKVKVGDTSVQKNVRMKRGAAITGTVRAGGRVAGGAEVVAANAAEQSYRVTANKRGQFALGGLPAGSYSVFTYDRKKAYVGRSTYLAGMKLGQVRNTPISLGTRAGRLLVDLRTRDGKVKEKVFVTAVSKATGQFWTVKARGGEAIFSGLFPGKYRMVAPGVGSFLPQSGAIKGAMVRSGKDDLASTFTWTKRGATISGAVVDEEHPDAPMEDVEVLAFDQSGARLGSATTGADGLFTITGAITTQQGVTVKIQPGGANPPYLQGTYYCKYGTASQGGVSVRTGEDTVLGILALPQLPTAQQDNRSNCGPDATAPRQADARR
- a CDS encoding nuclear transport factor 2 family protein, giving the protein MAASNERIREVVEAYVSLIAGGTAAEIVDLFAEGATVEDPVGSAVRTTREEIAAFYGTLEGLQQETRLIDCRIAAGEAAFLFEVRTITDGGTFTLAPIDVMTFDDEGRITTMRAFWSDTDMSVG
- a CDS encoding oxygenase MpaB family protein translates to MTASATTAPRRGVRASLPAARSSLDGVRERLGSALFARVAGPDGPRQRDRIHGRPGPRWFAPDSAIAQVHGDASMFVGGIRALLLQTLHPAAMRGVAEHSDYRTDMWGRLASTSTYLAVTTFGHADDAQAAVDAVRRIHERIRGTMPDGTTYAASDPHLLGWVHAAQVDSFLLAHQTYGARPLDQARRDEYVAQAGEVAARLGVLDPPRTEAALREVLASYRPELRGSPEAREAVGFLLLRPPLPVLARAPYLVLVAAAVGLMPRWTRGPLRLPWLPVSERTVVRALGSLATGTIRWAMSAQGPSSSAAATGA
- a CDS encoding AAA family ATPase, producing MLDADAPALPRRVLVAGLSGAGKTTLARRLAGVLDVPHTEIDALHHGPGWVPRPQFLDDVRALAGSEAWVTEWQYRSARPLLAARADLLVWLDQPYPLVLARLVRRTVRRRVRREVLWNGNVEGPLHHLFTDPEHVVRYQWVHRHKYRRDLVPWARREHPDLPVVRLTGDRDVERWVADLAGLASGAGRGR
- the serA gene encoding phosphoglycerate dehydrogenase, which codes for MKALLLENIHPLAVEILEGRGFEVELLTHSMSEDELVEALPGVSLLGIRSNTNVTARVLDAAPDLLAVGCFCIGTNQVDLVGAAERGVAVFNAPFSNTRSVVELVIGEIIVLARRLAEKTEKMHAGIWDKSAQGSHEIRGRTLGIVGYGNIGTQLSNLAEAMGLRVIFFDTADRLAHGNAQRMKTLDELLEKADVVSLHVDGRPGNAGLFGAEQFAKMKPRSLFINAARGMVVDTESLREHILSGHIAGAAMDVFPIEPKAQGDPFESPLRGLDNVILTPHVGGSTQEAQEEIGYFVANKLAGFALEGRTELSVDLPTVSAPALQTGHRLGYLHDNVPGVLAAVNQLIAEAGANVVGQYLATTGELGYVVTDSTEAIPAEVVAALAANEHCRWVRTWDV
- a CDS encoding DUF4031 domain-containing protein, translating into MGILIDPPNAAGHGRLWSHLASDTSYDELHAFARGLEIPERGFDRDHYDVPAEWYDAVVAAGASPVSSRELVARLVAAGLRRRKRDPA